gtggtaacaTCAAGACACTTGGGGGCTTACAAGGTAAAGCGCTGAAACACTAACCCAAAACCAAGTGCCAAAACAagcaatataaaaaaaacaagcaaaaaacACAAACCTGTAAGAAATGAAATTCTAACAAGCCTAAAACAAAAAACGACAAACACTCAAGAAGGAAACTAAACaattctagaaaaaaaaaaaaacaataacaacCAATAGAAAGAgcaacaaaagcaatcaaacatagCTACATCGTAACGAGGGGACGCCGAGCTTGTCCAAGCAGATTAAACTTCTTAGCAACCTTGGCACTTCCCCAATCACTTGCTGCTCCATATGATGACCAAGCACACCAGATTTTGCAAGCCAATCAGCAACTTTATTACCCTCTTTGAAGACATGACAAACCAAGCAATCCATCGAATCCAAAAGACAGAGAATcacctcccaaaaatcctcaaGGTACCAAACCCCATACCTCCGTTGCTTCCACCACGAAACCACCACTTGCGAGTCCAGTTCAACTTCCACGTAACCAATCATCAGAGCTTTACAAGCTTTAAGGCCATACAGCAAAGCTAATAATTCAGCTATTATTCGAACCAATGCCAAGAGGAGAGGCAAAAGCATGAATTAAATTTCCATTATTATCTCTCATAATACCACCAGCCCCAGACGACCCAGGATTCCTAAAGCCACTACCATTAGTATTTAACTTGAAATTCCCATGGGGGGTTTGCGCCAAGCCACGAAACTCAAGCAACGCCTTGGCGGAACGATAGGCAATATAAGCAAAGATTGTAAAATCTGAGAATCATGCCTAGAGCATTTCGAAACTTTGTGAATGTCCTAGCAGGTTAAGCGAAGCACATGAACAATTGATTGCCAAACCAAACTAAAAGGCTCAAGCCGACCTTCCATGTGAGCTACACATCTACGACACCAAAACGGCCAAGAAAGCAAAGAATGAAGGAGGCCCACAATAATACCAACctgagaagaggaagaagcatGAAGAAACCAATGGGACACTGTCTCTTTCCAATTACCATGAAGCGGTAACCCAAAGATACCGCCACAATAACGCCACATCCGAGCAGCAAGAtctctttcaaacaaaacatgattttgatcctcGTACTTACCAGCATCACAACAATCACATTTAGAAACAATCGGCACCCCTACACGACAGAGATGATCATCCACACCGATGGCATGATGCCAAGCCTTCCACATAGAAACTGAAACCTTCAAAGGGAGCTGACTATGCCACATCCAAGAATGCCAATTCATGGTGGAACCTCTAATACGGATACAATCCCATGCTAACTTTGTAGAGAAACAGCCACTATCTTTCTTCATCCATACCAATACATTTGATCCGCCCTTGCAAACTGTTAAAAATTCTAGTATATCATTAACATGATCTTGACCCACCAAATTAACCAAGAGCTCCACATCCCACAAGTTAGACAGTTGGCACTCCTTAACTTTAAGTAAATGACTACCCACCACTGGAAGATCAGAATACAAGGGACCCCGATTCCGCCACTTATCATACCAGAAGAAAAGGTTGCCTTCCCTGAGGCTCCACTTCAAATTTTTGAGAACCAAACGAATACAATTagcaatcattttccaaaatcttgtGCCTTTATTCGCATCAATAAGAAACCAAGGTTTAGACCCCACATATTTAGCTTTGAAAAACTGAGCCCATAACGAATTACCTTGGATTAAATTCCAGACAAATCTCATATGCAAAGCCTTCTGCATATCATCTAGGTGATGCAAACCCAAACCACCTTCTTCCACTGGAAGACACATGTTCTTCCAAGCTACCCATTTTTTCTTCCAAGTTACAGCGTTTAATGAGCACCTTCTTTTGGAGATTTCAGAAATGATAATTGAATCAGTGTCTACTAATATCAATCCCTAAAAATTCTaggttttcttaatattttgtgGAACATAATGACTGTCTGGCAAGAGAAAGGCATCAAGTAATTTTTGTGGAATGGACAGATGTTGGATTTTGGACTCAATAGGAAACACTGGATGCCAATAAGtcttaataataattaaggatgCAGAAGGTTGAGATAATAGTGAAGGACTAATgactttttttttgaaagggagCTTGGTAGCTCATTTCGTTGAATCAAATCTGAGTACATGAAGGAGAATCCTCCATAGTTATAAGTACATCAGATATGACTTAGACATCTTGTGCCAATACATGTGCAGTAGCATTTCCATTTAGTGGATTCCCTATCTGCTCCTATGTATGgttttttaaaacattaatgTGCTCAGAGCAAATGAGCAATGCATCTGGGGACTTCCTCAAATTCAACATAGACATCATCTATTTCAAGAGCTTTCTTTGCTAAACAGTGAGCAATGTTGTTATTTGACCTGTTGACATGCATCAGCTTCCAGTTTGCAAATCTTGTGAGGGTCTGTTTTACATTTGAGATGATGATTCCAGCTTAGCCCCAGTTCTCATTTGCTCCATTAATTTCTTTAACCACATTGAGTGCATCACCCTTTAAGATTATATTCCCCAGTCCCATATCTATGCCGAGTAAAGACGAGTGCAAGGCTGCATATGCTTCTGCAAGGTGTGCATATGGGAAAAGAGGATTGTTCATTCTCATAGTTCCCTTGACTTGCCCTTCTTGATTTCTGATAATTGTCCCAATCCCCACTCTGCAATTCTTATGATCAattgcagcatcccaattaatcttataatagtaAGTGGGAGGGGCTTTTCATTGGTCCAGACAGATCTTctgaattttttgaatttgtatTGAGGGCCAGACAGATGTCCTGCATTTTTTGGTGTATCTGTTTCCATAAATTCGAGGGACTAGTGAAATCTTTTTGGAAAATCACTTTATTCCTTCTCTTCCATAGCCTCCATGCCACTACTACCATTTCTCTTTACACCTCTTCATCCAGATTTGTCATTAAGCTAATCATCAATTCCTTAAATGTTTAATCTTTGATGCCTCTTTTCTGTAATTGCCTAGAGCCCATACCCCAAACATCTCTCACTGGCTCGCATTCCCAAATTTCATGTTCAATACTTTCTACATACTAAACGCAGATTGGGCAATTAGGATAATCAATGAATTTCTTCTTAAAATGATTCTATTTTGTTGGTAAGAGATCATTGCATGCCTTCCATTGAAACAACTTTTCTGCATTGGGTATCTCTAGCTTCCATAGATGCCTccacttttctttgttttgtttgctGCTTGATTGCCTGTTGCTCCTTTGTTGGATTTCATTTTGTAAATGGTAGGCACTTTTGACTGAGAAATGGCCATCCATTGCACATTTCCAAGTCAATTTATCAGGAATATTACATAAGCTCAGAGGAATTTTATGTATGGTTCCTACTTCTTCCTTAGAGAAAATTACATTGATTAGTTGTACCTTCCAAGCCTTAGTATCTGGGTCAATGAGTTCAGCCACTTTCTCCTCTGCATTTAGGTTTTGAATTTCACTTTGGGCTCTATATGAAGTAGGTATTGGCAACCACTTATCAGTCCATATTTTGGTAGACAGACCATTCCCAATACGCCAAATGAAACCCTCTTCTAGTAGTGGCTTTGCAGCCATGATACTCCTCATATAAGGGAAGGTCTTCTACCAAGCCCAACCTTGCAAAATTCACCTTCTGGATAGTACTTTGCTAAGAGAACTCTAGCAGCCAATGAGTTGGGATGTTGGGTCAATCTCCAGCCTTGTTTTGCTAACACAACAATGTTTAAATTCTCAAGGTTTCTGAAGCCAAGTCCTCCTGCTTCTTTAGCGAACCCCATCTTATGCCAAGAGCACcaatgaattttcttttctttttccttctgaCCCCACCAGAATTGTTGCATAATTCTATTGAGTTCCTTCAAGATGTTCTTAGGGATATTAAAGACTCTCATACAATAAGCTGGGATGGCTTGAATCACTGCCTTGATAAGGAACTCCTAACCTGATTGGGACAAGAATTTAGCCTTACAATTGTTGAGCTTGACCCTAGCTCTATCTAGAATGTTTTCAAAACCCTTTGATCTTGACCTTCCTATTAGAGCTGGCAAGCCTAGGTATTTTTCATAAggttgtgttgtttggatgccTGGAATCTGAATAATGGTTTCCTTCACCTTTGGTGAAATGTTTTTACTAAAGAATATAGATGTATTCTCTTTATTTAATCTCTGACCCGAGGCAATTTCATAGATATCCAGCAGCTGAATCAATCAGTTCCACTCTAGAGGGGTTGCCTTGCAAAATAATAGGCTGTCATTGGTGaagaaaagatgattgatttgCATCTAATTTCGAGCTATTGGAAGTCCTTTTAGTTCTCCTAATGATTTAGCCACTTGTAGGAGATTACTTAGAGCTTTTGCACATAGGATAAAAAGATAGGGTGATAAGGGATCACCCTATCTTATGCCACGAGATGGGTTGAAAGATTGTTGAGGAAAGCCATTTATAAGAAGAGCATAGGATATAGATGAGACACATCTCATGATGACTTCAATCCACTTTCCATCAAAACCCATTTGCCTCATTACAGCTTCTAAGAATTCCCATTTAATCCTATCgtaggccttactcatatctagTTCAAAGCCATGTATCCTTCCTTACCCTTTAATCTGCTTTGCAGTATATGTAATGCCTCAAAAGCCACAATAATATTTTCTGTGATTAACCTCTTGGAGTCAAAAGCACTTTGGGATTGGGAGATGACCTTTGGAAGTAGCTTTTTAAGTGTGTTTGCCAAGAGTTTTGCCAAAATCTTGTAGACCACATTGCATAGACTAATAGGTCTAAACTCAGTTACTTTGGTTGGGTTTTTCACCTTAGGAATCAAGGCAATGTGTGTGGAATTTAGCTCACTTGGTCAAATACTGGTATGAAAGGCATCTCAAACTACTGCACATATCTTGGTACCAACAATAGCCCAATGGTTTTGGTAGAAAATGGCCATTTTCACTTTTGAATCTTCAATTCTTCTTGTTAGTGTTTCTTTCATTTCCCCAGTTATAGAAACTGGTATGTGACTAATGCATTCTGCTATTCTTTCTGGTTGTGAGGTAGTAAAGAGACCCTTAAAGAAATTTTGGAAAACATGGTTCACTTCTTCAAGTTTGTTTACTGCCCTTCCCTCATCGTCTGCTATTGttttaatgaaatttgttttCCTCCTCTGATTTGTACATCTGTGAAAATAACCAGTGTTTCTATATCCATTCTTCAGCCATTGTTGCTTTGTTCTTTGTTTCCATCTCCAGTCCTCCTCCTCAAGTAAGTCATCCACCTTCCTCCTTAAGAGATTTATAGGTGcattaccccccccccccctccattTGATTCTTGAAGCAACTTTATTTGGTCAAGTTTTGTAGAGATCAACCCTTTCTGGTTTCTAAATGTTGTTTTTCTCCATGCAATCAGGTGTTGCTTACATCTTTTCAAGCCATTTATAACCTCCTGAACAGGTGACAATTGGTGAAGGGTGTGATTCCAGGCTCGAGCAATTAGTGGCTTACATTCTTCTTTGTTGCCCCAACTGGCTTCATACCTGAAaggtcttttcttttccttggtTCTCTCTTCTCTTCCAGTTGACAACATTATTGGGCTGTGGTCAAAACAATGAGTTGCAAGAGAATTCACATTTGAACTCTCACATAGTCTAAACCAATGCTGATTCCCAAATGCTCTATctagtttttattttgtgaaGTTTCTCCCCTCTCTTCTATTACTCCATGTGAAGTTATCTCCTTGGAATAACACCTCACTTAGATCACACCACTTTATTGCTTCCTTGAAATTCTCCATCTGTCTATATGGTCTTTCAACTGCCCCTTTCTTCTCATGCTAGTgcatgatttcattaaaattgcCTAGGCATAACCAGGC
This genomic interval from Carya illinoinensis cultivar Pawnee chromosome 10, C.illinoinensisPawnee_v1, whole genome shotgun sequence contains the following:
- the LOC122278582 gene encoding uncharacterized protein LOC122278582 — translated: MCLPVEEGGLGLHHLDDMQKALHMRFVWNLIQGNSLWAQFFKAKYVGSKPWFLIDANKGTRFWKMIANCIRLVLKNLKWSLREGNLFFWYDKWRNRGPLYSDLPVVGSHLLKVKECQLSNLWDVELLVNLVGQDHVNDILEFLTVCKGGSNVLVWMKKDSGCFSTKLAWDCIRIRGSTMNWHSWMWHSQLPLKVSVSMWKAWHHAIGVDDHLCRVGVPIVSKCDCCDAGKYEDQNHVLFERDLAARMWRYCGGIFGLPLHGNWKETVSHWFLHASSSSQVGIIVGLLHSLLSWPFWCRRCVAHMEDFTIFAYIAYRSAKALLEFRGLAQTPHGNFKLNTNGSGFRNPGSSGAGACKALMIGYVEVELDSQVVVSWWKQRRYGVWYLEDFWEVILCLLDSMDCLVCHVFKEGNKVADWLAKSGVLGHHMEQQVIGEVPRLLRSLICLDKLGVPSLRCSYV